A single region of the Lepus europaeus isolate LE1 chromosome 1, mLepTim1.pri, whole genome shotgun sequence genome encodes:
- the LOC133762369 gene encoding serine/threonine-protein phosphatase 6 catalytic subunit-like, with protein MSYLSRNNIPNTFCDLVWSDPEDVDTWAISPRGAGWLFGAKVTNEFVHINNLKLICRAHQLVHEGYKFMFDEKLVIVWSAPNYCYRCGNIASIMVFKDVNTREPKLFRAVPDSERVIPPRTTTPYFL; from the coding sequence ATGAGCTACCTGTCTAGGAATAATATTCCAAATACATTTTGTGACCTGGTCTGGTCGGACCCTGAGGATGTGGATACCTGGGCAATCAGCCCCCGGGGAGCAGGTTGGCTTTTTGGAGCAAAAGTCACAAATGAGTTTGTTCATATCAACAACCTAAAACTCATCTGCAGAGCACATCAACTAGTGCATGAAGGCTATAAATTTATGTTTGATGAAAAGCTGGTAATAGTATGGTCTGCTCCTAATTACTGCTATCGTTGTGGAAATATTGCTTCGATCATGGTCTTCAAAGATGTAAATACAAGAGAACCAAAGTTATTCCGGGCAGTTCCAGATTCAGAACGTGTTATTCCTCCCAGAACGACGACGCCGTATTTCCTTTGA